The Spiroplasma citri genome has a segment encoding these proteins:
- the proS gene encoding proline--tRNA ligase, whose protein sequence is MKRKLEKITLREVDFAQWYTDIVLNADLIAYGPIKGTTIFKPYGYEIWEKIQKILDAEFKKNGVKNVYFPLLIPKTLFNKEKEHIEGFSPEIATVTKVGDKVLDEELYIRPTSEVLFGTFFSKEIQGYRDLPLLYNQWVNVLRWEKTTRPFLRTSEFLWQEGHTIHSSKQEAQQFTLKILDIYATFAEKTLLLPVIKGQKTEREKFAGGEETYTIESLMYDGQALQCGTSHYFGQNFSKAFDIKFANQKNTLEYAYSTSWGVSTRLIGGIIMTHSDDNGLVLPPQIAPIQIMILPINNDSNEQLSAAQQLQKKLQKYRCEIDQSDKGFGFRATNAEIKGIPLRIEIGPRDLAQQQVTIARRDTFEKITVSWAEVEKVVSDLLAQIATNLYQKALNNRHQRTKEIDNYSEYKKTLAKMNGLFLVPFCGRIECEDTIKAETQTTSRCIPFDVPTKKTTCFHCGKPSINLVYFARAY, encoded by the coding sequence ATGAAAAGAAAGTTAGAGAAAATTACTCTGCGTGAAGTTGATTTTGCGCAATGATATACTGATATTGTTTTAAATGCTGATTTAATTGCCTATGGGCCGATCAAGGGAACAACTATTTTTAAACCTTATGGATATGAAATTTGAGAAAAAATTCAAAAAATTTTAGATGCTGAATTTAAAAAAAATGGTGTCAAAAATGTTTACTTTCCTTTATTAATTCCAAAAACTCTTTTTAATAAAGAAAAAGAACATATTGAAGGATTTTCACCAGAAATTGCAACGGTAACAAAGGTTGGAGATAAAGTTTTAGATGAAGAATTATACATTCGACCAACATCAGAAGTTCTTTTTGGAACCTTTTTTAGTAAAGAAATCCAGGGTTATCGTGATTTACCATTATTATATAATCAATGAGTTAATGTTTTACGTTGAGAAAAAACAACTCGCCCTTTTTTACGAACAAGTGAATTTTTATGACAAGAAGGACATACAATTCATAGTTCAAAACAAGAAGCACAGCAATTTACTTTAAAAATTTTAGATATTTATGCTACTTTTGCAGAAAAAACTTTATTATTGCCAGTTATTAAGGGCCAAAAAACAGAACGTGAAAAATTTGCTGGTGGAGAGGAAACGTATACGATTGAATCATTAATGTATGATGGTCAAGCTTTACAATGTGGTACTAGTCATTATTTTGGCCAAAATTTTTCTAAAGCATTTGACATTAAATTTGCAAATCAAAAAAATACTTTAGAATATGCTTATTCAACATCGTGAGGGGTTTCAACACGTTTGATAGGGGGGATTATTATGACACATAGTGATGATAATGGCCTAGTGTTGCCACCGCAAATTGCGCCTATTCAAATTATGATTTTACCAATTAATAATGATAGTAACGAGCAATTATCTGCAGCACAGCAACTCCAAAAAAAATTACAGAAATATCGTTGCGAAATTGATCAATCAGATAAAGGTTTTGGATTCCGTGCAACTAACGCAGAAATTAAGGGAATTCCATTGCGAATTGAAATTGGACCTCGTGATTTAGCACAACAACAAGTTACAATTGCTCGTCGTGATACTTTTGAAAAAATTACTGTTTCATGAGCAGAAGTTGAAAAAGTAGTTTCTGATTTATTAGCTCAAATTGCTACAAATTTATATCAAAAAGCTTTGAATAATCGTCATCAACGAACAAAAGAAATTGATAATTATTCAGAGTATAAAAAAACTTTAGCAAAGATGAATGGCTTGTTTTTAGTGCCATTTTGTGGTCGCATTGAGTGCGAAGATACAATTAAAGCTGAAACACAAACAACATCACGTTGTATTCCATTTGATGTTCCAACCAAAAAAACAACTTGTTTTCATTGTGGGAAACCATCAATTAATTTAGTTTATTTTGCTCGTGCTTACTAA
- a CDS encoding acetyltransferase has translation MLFNKLKNQDDKKKDHQKEKKHNLLQEKSLSSSENLESSLFEDDDDNNKIKTGFSFKRRKTHKIIKELNRQRIKSLLFYTDISNVLRQLEFGLQPVKNIHLAKESEYIVWTYLEKPDHLEFELDSSTRHYFWSWIAEQKVDPSQIAVIAIDIQNLFHLTKKDWEYDDLTRRVKVFEDVKPDAIRWVLMKNNQYLNRIQMYVKSNNLKLKIFQGEKGNISNVLTEGRKK, from the coding sequence ATGCTATTTAATAAATTAAAAAATCAAGATGACAAAAAAAAGGACCATCAGAAGGAAAAAAAGCATAACTTATTACAAGAAAAATCATTGTCATCATCAGAAAATTTAGAAAGTAGTTTGTTTGAAGATGACGATGATAATAATAAAATTAAAACTGGTTTTAGTTTTAAACGGCGTAAAACACACAAAATTATTAAAGAATTAAATCGCCAACGAATTAAATCATTATTATTTTACACTGATATTAGTAATGTTTTGCGACAATTGGAATTTGGACTACAACCAGTTAAAAATATTCATCTAGCAAAAGAAAGTGAATATATTGTTTGAACATATTTAGAAAAACCTGATCATTTAGAGTTTGAGCTAGATAGTTCAACGCGACATTATTTTTGGAGTTGAATTGCAGAGCAAAAAGTTGATCCAAGTCAAATTGCTGTGATTGCAATTGATATTCAAAATTTATTTCATTTAACAAAAAAAGATTGAGAATATGATGATCTAACCCGACGCGTAAAAGTTTTTGAAGATGTGAAACCAGATGCAATTCGATGAGTATTAATGAAAAATAATCAATATTTAAATCGAATTCAAATGTATGTTAAAAGTAATAATTTAAAACTTAAAATTTTTCAAGGTGAAAAAGGAAATATTTCTAATGTTTTAACAGAAGGTAGAAAGAAGTAA
- the cls gene encoding cardiolipin synthase: protein MKNWLKIILSMIFLFGMAIMGLLVVVVIFNVKFLYIFLGILIIDLIFSFFFFFSKRRYEVKFSWIIFINFVPFIGLCSYVFFGRKYHYSNKKSLLYNHLNKLEYDTYYKKNKTCLIKYTAPNQKFGNVVELLMRHANKPLYQNNKIKIITNGTRVFKSLLTDLQQAQEYILLTYFIIADGELFESFLAVLKERIAAGVRVYMIYDHVGSYFKISKKSIKKLVKAGIRVHKYLPIITPFISGNANYRNHRKDVIIDGLIGYTGGINLADLYADKSWKFGIFHDTQVRIEGEAVRALEVIFADDWFFATKRHEIITDLEPAILAPKQYNVKGKSHLQIVNHSPSIDHSITKDLYISLINKARKRVWLSTPYFIPPDDLIQALVLAARAGADVRLTIPGLTDKIFVLDITKSYCKPLLASGVKIYEMNNTFSHNKIAIFDDDIAVIGTCNLDYRSFFSDHQTTAVIYDPEVVASFIPRWEWDYEHSILWHEWPIKYKPLSYRLLLTCLKLVAPIL from the coding sequence ATGAAAAATTGATTAAAAATTATTTTATCAATGATTTTTTTATTTGGTATGGCGATTATGGGATTACTTGTTGTCGTTGTTATTTTCAATGTTAAATTCTTATATATTTTTTTAGGAATTCTTATTATTGATTTAATTTTCTCATTCTTTTTCTTTTTTTCCAAACGACGTTATGAAGTTAAATTTTCTTGAATTATTTTTATTAATTTTGTGCCATTTATTGGTTTATGTTCATATGTTTTTTTTGGACGAAAATATCACTATTCAAATAAAAAATCATTATTGTACAATCATTTAAATAAGTTAGAATATGATACTTATTATAAAAAAAATAAAACATGTTTAATAAAATATACTGCTCCTAATCAAAAATTTGGGAATGTTGTTGAATTATTAATGCGACATGCAAATAAACCATTATATCAAAATAATAAAATTAAAATAATCACAAATGGGACACGTGTTTTTAAATCATTATTAACAGATTTACAACAAGCACAAGAATATATTTTATTAACTTATTTTATTATTGCTGATGGTGAACTATTTGAATCTTTTTTAGCAGTTTTAAAAGAGCGAATTGCTGCTGGTGTCCGAGTTTATATGATTTATGACCATGTTGGTAGTTATTTTAAAATTAGTAAAAAGAGTATTAAAAAATTAGTTAAAGCTGGTATTCGGGTTCATAAATATTTGCCAATTATCACACCTTTTATTAGTGGGAATGCTAATTATCGTAATCATCGTAAAGATGTTATTATTGATGGTTTGATTGGTTATACTGGTGGAATTAATCTAGCCGATTTATATGCTGATAAATCATGAAAATTTGGAATTTTTCATGATACACAAGTGCGAATTGAAGGTGAAGCGGTTCGAGCTTTAGAAGTGATTTTTGCTGATGACTGATTTTTTGCAACTAAACGACATGAAATAATCACAGATTTAGAGCCAGCTATTTTAGCACCAAAACAATATAATGTTAAGGGTAAGTCACATTTACAAATTGTTAATCATAGCCCTAGTATTGATCATTCAATTACGAAAGATTTATATATTTCATTAATTAACAAAGCTCGAAAACGAGTTTGATTATCAACGCCTTATTTTATTCCACCAGATGATCTTATTCAAGCTTTGGTTCTTGCAGCACGCGCTGGAGCTGATGTTCGTTTAACAATTCCAGGTTTGACGGATAAAATTTTTGTTTTAGATATAACAAAAAGTTATTGTAAACCTTTACTTGCCAGTGGTGTTAAAATTTATGAAATGAATAATACTTTTAGTCATAATAAAATTGCTATTTTTGATGATGATATTGCTGTGATTGGGACTTGCAATTTGGATTATCGTAGTTTCTTTTCTGATCATCAAACAACAGCAGTTATTTATGATCCAGAAGTAGTGGCAAGCTTTATTCCACGTTGGGAATGAGATTATGAACATTCAATTTTATGACATGAATGACCAATTAAATATAAACCTTTAAGCTATCGGTTGTTGTTAACATGTTTAAAATTAGTAGCACCAATTTTATAA
- a CDS encoding potassium transporter TrkG codes for MVFFQLYFKNIFKRKNDNKRQRNNDPTAPLTRRRHWLPFSKISGRLFLVYILIVLLGGILLSIPGFVHSGERMVLDGKGKILDHSVTFAWNYLIGLFTASSAFSDTGITISNPAADYTFWGQLVILILIQTGGFGIVTFKIMIFVWLGRRISIKDKMLVQGERGSSNFGHTMDLIKNSFIFLIILECFGAILLFCNFYFSELSVEGKFMIDNVTYHNFWRSLWSGVFHSISSINNAGFDIIGNSSLMPYNTNYFIQFVFLFQFIIGGLGFPTFYDLKRKFVALRRKEHVKFTLFTKINLITYIGLSIVGVFSVWLIEFTNINTIMLETGQYVESILRNSKSNWNGFMNIFFNTMSTRNAGYSTVEMSNFLPGSRIVMSIMLFIGSAPSSTAGGIRTTTLAVIIITIWSIIRNNNSVNAFKRKIPNETVKRALAVTVISGALIAIAIICISAENPHLDVLNTFFTICSAFGTTGLSTLNFTELYNIGILSTLILILLMFIGQLGVSSTLLVSIRGSGEKEYSYVEENILIG; via the coding sequence ATGGTTTTTTTTCAATTATATTTCAAAAATATTTTTAAAAGAAAAAATGATAATAAACGACAACGTAATAATGATCCAACTGCACCATTAACACGTCGTCGTCATTGGTTACCCTTCTCAAAAATATCGGGAAGATTATTTTTAGTTTATATTTTAATTGTTCTTTTAGGAGGAATATTATTATCAATTCCCGGTTTTGTTCATAGTGGAGAACGAATGGTTCTTGATGGAAAAGGTAAAATTTTAGACCATTCAGTTACTTTTGCGTGAAATTATTTAATTGGTTTATTTACTGCTTCTAGTGCTTTTTCTGATACTGGGATTACCATTAGTAATCCAGCAGCGGATTATACTTTTTGGGGTCAATTAGTAATTTTAATTTTAATCCAAACAGGTGGTTTTGGAATTGTTACTTTTAAAATTATGATTTTTGTATGATTAGGGCGCCGAATTTCAATTAAAGATAAAATGCTAGTTCAAGGTGAACGAGGAAGTAGTAACTTTGGGCATACAATGGATTTAATTAAAAATAGTTTTATTTTTTTAATTATTTTGGAATGTTTTGGGGCAATTTTATTATTTTGTAATTTTTATTTTTCGGAATTATCAGTAGAAGGAAAATTCATGATTGATAATGTTACTTATCATAATTTTTGACGAAGTTTATGAAGTGGTGTTTTCCACTCAATTTCATCAATCAATAATGCTGGCTTTGATATTATTGGTAATTCATCATTAATGCCTTATAATACTAATTATTTTATTCAATTTGTGTTTTTATTTCAATTTATTATTGGTGGTTTAGGTTTTCCAACTTTTTACGATTTAAAACGAAAATTTGTCGCATTACGACGAAAAGAACATGTTAAATTTACCTTATTTACCAAAATTAATTTAATTACTTATATTGGTTTATCAATTGTTGGTGTTTTTAGTGTTTGATTAATTGAATTTACTAATATTAATACAATTATGCTTGAAACTGGACAGTATGTGGAAAGTATTTTACGAAATTCAAAATCAAATTGAAATGGATTTATGAATATTTTCTTTAATACAATGTCAACCAGAAATGCAGGTTATTCAACAGTTGAAATGAGTAACTTTTTACCAGGCTCACGAATTGTAATGTCAATTATGTTGTTTATTGGATCAGCACCATCTTCTACCGCGGGGGGGATTCGGACAACAACCTTAGCTGTTATTATCATTACAATTTGGTCTATTATTCGAAATAATAATAGTGTTAATGCTTTTAAACGGAAAATTCCAAATGAAACAGTAAAGCGGGCTTTGGCAGTTACTGTTATTTCAGGAGCTTTAATTGCAATTGCTATTATTTGTATTAGTGCTGAAAATCCTCATCTTGATGTTTTAAATACTTTCTTTACAATTTGTAGTGCATTTGGGACAACAGGATTAAGTACTTTAAATTTTACCGAACTATATAACATTGGTATTTTAAGTACTTTAATATTGATTTTATTAATGTTTATTGGGCAATTGGGAGTTTCTTCAACATTATTAGTTTCAATTCGTGGAAGTGGTGAAAAAGAGTATAGCTATGTTGAAGAAAATATTTTAATTGGATAG
- a CDS encoding potassium channel family protein codes for MARRKSFAIIGLNNFGRSIIETLIARKQHIMVFDIDQTKVNNMIASYDQVDGVALDATVKTNLIEQGLDEYDTVIITIASNIEASILTIIGLQDLGITNIIAKVKDIRHARILKALGINNIIQPDTMAGSITATKAMFDIDIEMQTVDENYASLIIQVTDPSIEGQTLSELRFINNKDYNIVYVKRKGRVILPGDVETIKLDDELLFIAKISAINDLTIKLQKIDQEYEKDGK; via the coding sequence ATGGCACGAAGAAAAAGTTTTGCAATTATTGGACTAAATAATTTTGGACGTTCAATAATTGAAACACTAATTGCGCGAAAACAACATATTATGGTCTTTGATATTGACCAAACTAAGGTTAATAATATGATTGCTAGTTATGATCAAGTTGATGGAGTAGCATTAGATGCAACAGTTAAAACAAATCTAATTGAACAAGGACTAGACGAATATGATACTGTCATTATCACAATCGCAAGTAATATTGAAGCTAGTATTTTAACAATTATTGGGTTGCAAGACCTTGGAATTACTAATATTATTGCGAAAGTAAAAGATATTCGTCATGCGCGAATTCTAAAAGCATTAGGAATTAACAATATTATCCAACCCGATACAATGGCCGGAAGCATTACTGCAACTAAAGCAATGTTTGATATTGACATTGAAATGCAAACTGTTGATGAAAATTATGCATCATTAATTATTCAAGTGACTGATCCAAGTATTGAAGGACAAACATTATCAGAATTACGTTTTATTAATAATAAAGATTATAATATTGTTTATGTTAAACGTAAAGGCCGCGTTATTTTACCCGGAGATGTTGAAACAATTAAATTAGATGATGAATTATTATTTATTGCTAAAATTAGTGCAATTAATGATTTAACAATTAAATTACAAAAAATTGACCAAGAATATGAAAAAGATGGTAAATAA
- the gatB gene encoding Asp-tRNA(Asn)/Glu-tRNA(Gln) amidotransferase subunit GatB — translation MVNFEVVIGIENHVELKTKTKMFSSGAVSYGAQPNSMVNPMDAGYPGVMPTVNKKGVELALIACQSLNLTIDPIVQFDRKNYYYPDLAKGFQITQQYYPIGKNGYLTIIDENGKPFKVEIERLHIEEDTAKQLHEEDWTLLDYNRAGIGLIEIVTRPVLRSAFQVRQYLETLREILVYIKVSDAKMNEGSLRCDVNISLRPVGTKTFGDKVELKNLNSIANVEKAIEYEIKRQSELLLIGKRIEQETRRFDEKTKTTVLMRHKTDAIDYKYFSEPNIFPIKLDPNWMAKVLKNMPELPAVKRERYLSKLKLKPDDIEIILQDYTLMNFFEAAIKLSPHYEMIAHYLIGDISAYLNQKGLTITETALTPQNLVEMIMLINQNVISNKQAKTVLQRILNEDCPPTKVVTELGLKQISDPVEIKTIIEPVFNASIAMLEQYEQRPERVIKFFMGELMKLTKGQVAPEIGQQVVIELIMAKEGK, via the coding sequence ATGGTTAATTTTGAAGTAGTAATTGGGATTGAAAATCATGTTGAATTAAAAACAAAGACAAAAATGTTTTCTTCTGGAGCAGTTAGTTATGGAGCTCAACCCAATAGTATGGTTAATCCGATGGATGCTGGATATCCGGGAGTAATGCCAACAGTTAATAAAAAAGGGGTTGAGTTAGCATTAATTGCTTGCCAATCACTTAATTTAACAATTGACCCAATTGTTCAATTTGATCGTAAAAATTATTATTATCCTGATTTAGCCAAGGGTTTTCAAATTACGCAGCAATATTATCCAATTGGTAAAAATGGATATTTAACCATTATTGATGAAAATGGTAAACCTTTTAAAGTAGAAATTGAACGATTACATATCGAAGAAGATACTGCCAAACAGTTACATGAGGAAGATTGAACATTATTAGATTATAATCGCGCTGGAATTGGTTTAATTGAAATCGTAACCCGCCCCGTTTTACGGTCAGCATTTCAAGTTCGTCAATATTTAGAAACTTTACGTGAGATTTTAGTTTATATCAAAGTTAGTGATGCTAAAATGAATGAGGGTTCATTACGATGTGATGTTAATATTTCGTTACGGCCAGTTGGCACGAAAACATTTGGTGATAAGGTTGAATTAAAAAACCTTAATTCAATTGCAAATGTTGAAAAGGCAATTGAATATGAAATTAAAAGACAAAGTGAACTTTTGTTAATAGGAAAAAGAATTGAACAAGAAACACGACGATTTGATGAAAAAACAAAAACAACAGTTTTAATGCGTCATAAAACTGATGCAATTGATTATAAGTATTTTTCTGAGCCAAATATTTTTCCAATTAAATTAGATCCAAATTGAATGGCAAAAGTTCTTAAAAATATGCCAGAATTACCAGCTGTCAAGCGGGAACGTTATTTATCAAAATTAAAGTTAAAGCCAGACGATATTGAAATTATTTTACAAGATTATACTTTAATGAATTTTTTTGAAGCAGCAATTAAGTTATCACCACATTATGAAATGATTGCGCATTATTTAATTGGTGATATTAGTGCTTATTTAAACCAAAAGGGATTAACAATAACTGAAACAGCATTAACACCACAAAATTTAGTTGAAATGATTATGTTAATTAATCAAAATGTAATTTCAAATAAGCAGGCTAAAACAGTGCTCCAACGAATTTTAAATGAAGATTGCCCCCCAACTAAAGTTGTTACTGAATTAGGATTAAAACAAATTAGTGATCCAGTTGAGATTAAAACAATTATTGAGCCAGTTTTTAATGCTAGTATAGCAATGTTAGAACAATATGAACAACGACCAGAACGAGTAATTAAGTTTTTTATGGGTGAATTAATGAAATTAACAAAAGGACAGGTTGCACCAGAAATTGGTCAACAAGTAGTTATTGAATTAATTATGGCAAAAGAAGGAAAATAA
- a CDS encoding amidase family protein, with the protein MTYYSIKELHHLLVSKKINPSQIVKDAFTNLAKYQVLNATVTELEVEATALAAKLDHLVVPKNNYLFALPYFAKDNFATKGIKTTASSKILENFIPNYESTVTNILKENNSILLGKTALDELGMGGHGLYALTGDVLNPWDLTRITGGSSSGSVALVAAGVAPFALGTDTGDSVRKPAGYCGCVGFKPTYGLISRYGVFPYAPSLDTVGYFTRTVEDSAIVFDYLAQEDRKDATSLKSKEQDYFKNLSLEKVKKQKFAYLKNAHSILPEEIRNHFDHLYEQLTARGISVTAIDFPEDLLKALMPVYMVISFAEAVSSHSMLDGINFGTRVNGDTYREVMMNSRTNGFGHVVKRRYVIGSYTLTKNNQTLLFLKAKRVRRLIVNALNNVFIKYDILLLPAASTVAPKITTIKGQILTEAELENYVDDLLVLGNLMGNPSLTVPLAFVDKMPIGINVNAAPFADQKVFNASLLIEEIAGIKNKVAPKGENNHG; encoded by the coding sequence ATGACATATTATTCAATCAAAGAATTGCATCATCTTTTAGTTAGTAAAAAAATTAATCCATCGCAAATAGTCAAAGATGCTTTTACTAATTTAGCTAAATATCAGGTTTTAAATGCAACTGTAACAGAATTAGAAGTAGAAGCCACAGCTTTGGCAGCAAAGTTAGACCACCTTGTTGTTCCTAAAAATAATTATTTATTTGCACTACCATATTTTGCAAAAGATAATTTTGCAACAAAGGGAATTAAAACAACGGCGAGTTCAAAAATTTTAGAAAACTTTATTCCAAATTATGAATCAACGGTAACTAATATTTTAAAAGAAAACAATAGTATTTTATTAGGAAAAACAGCTTTAGATGAATTAGGAATGGGAGGGCATGGTTTATATGCCTTAACAGGAGATGTTTTAAATCCTTGGGATTTAACCCGGATTACTGGTGGTTCATCATCTGGCTCAGTAGCTTTGGTTGCAGCCGGAGTTGCTCCATTTGCGTTAGGAACAGATACAGGTGATTCAGTCCGAAAACCAGCTGGTTACTGTGGTTGTGTTGGTTTTAAACCAACTTATGGTTTAATTTCACGGTATGGTGTTTTCCCTTATGCACCATCATTAGATACTGTTGGATATTTTACCCGAACTGTTGAAGACAGTGCAATTGTTTTTGATTATTTAGCACAAGAAGATCGTAAGGATGCAACCTCATTAAAAAGCAAAGAGCAAGATTATTTTAAAAATTTATCATTAGAAAAAGTCAAAAAACAAAAATTTGCTTATTTAAAAAATGCGCATTCAATTCTTCCAGAAGAGATTAGAAATCATTTTGATCATTTATATGAACAATTAACAGCACGCGGCATTAGTGTTACAGCAATTGATTTTCCAGAAGATTTATTAAAAGCATTAATGCCAGTTTATATGGTGATTTCTTTTGCTGAAGCAGTAAGTAGTCATTCAATGTTGGATGGAATTAATTTTGGGACAAGAGTTAATGGGGATACTTATCGAGAAGTAATGATGAACTCACGAACTAATGGTTTTGGCCATGTTGTTAAACGTCGTTATGTTATTGGCTCTTATACTTTAACAAAAAATAACCAAACATTATTATTTTTAAAAGCAAAACGAGTAAGACGTTTAATTGTCAATGCTTTAAATAATGTTTTTATAAAATATGACATTTTATTATTACCAGCCGCATCAACAGTTGCTCCAAAAATTACAACTATTAAGGGTCAAATTTTAACAGAGGCAGAATTAGAAAATTATGTTGATGATTTATTAGTATTGGGTAATTTAATGGGTAATCCATCATTAACTGTTCCACTTGCTTTTGTTGATAAAATGCCAATTGGAATAAATGTTAATGCTGCACCTTTTGCTGATCAGAAAGTCTTTAATGCTAGTTTATTAATTGAGGAGATTGCTGGAATTAAAAATAAAGTGGCACCAAAAGGAGAAAACAATCATGGTTAA
- the gatC gene encoding Asp-tRNA(Asn)/Glu-tRNA(Gln) amidotransferase subunit GatC — MARITKEVLQMLAHDIMLDLQDEELTNLSQEFDVILKQMDLVQKINTTNVHSIHFPFDLTVDYLREDDEIDVAPQTEILAAAPKKIDDYIVINKVVK, encoded by the coding sequence ATGGCACGAATTACAAAAGAAGTGTTACAGATGTTAGCACATGATATTATGCTAGATTTACAAGATGAGGAACTAACTAATTTAAGTCAAGAATTTGATGTTATTTTAAAGCAAATGGATTTAGTACAAAAAATTAATACAACTAATGTTCATTCAATTCATTTTCCATTTGACTTAACAGTTGACTATTTGCGTGAGGATGATGAAATTGATGTTGCTCCACAAACTGAAATTTTAGCGGCAGCACCAAAAAAAATAGATGATTATATTGTAATTAATAAGGTGGTTAAATAA